The [Bacillus] selenitireducens MLS10 genome includes a region encoding these proteins:
- a CDS encoding EAL domain-containing protein: MPTMIKANVHSFLNTLIPAYQPIIGADHFEVIGFELLGRHKDTNHEIQSLGPFFSNPSISTSRKQLMDEEIRNLGIDAFYQSKLWKQNKQLFININPDYVTESVHHRLLRKLTQFGNRGADLSSVVLEITEQSSSLHHQAFMDQIRDYRNLGAQIALDDVGKGFSSLDRIAHIEPDLLKIDLKLVQKSTHSKSYQHVLHALSILAQRMGSDLLFEGIETMDELEAA, encoded by the coding sequence ATGCCAACCATGATAAAAGCAAACGTTCATTCATTTTTGAATACCCTGATTCCCGCTTATCAACCAATCATTGGTGCGGATCATTTTGAGGTGATTGGTTTTGAATTACTCGGAAGACACAAAGATACCAACCATGAAATTCAATCACTCGGACCGTTTTTTAGCAATCCTTCGATTTCAACAAGTCGGAAACAACTAATGGATGAAGAGATTCGGAACCTGGGTATTGACGCTTTTTATCAATCAAAGTTATGGAAACAAAACAAACAGTTATTTATTAACATTAATCCGGATTATGTGACAGAAAGCGTTCATCACCGTCTCCTCCGGAAACTGACTCAGTTCGGCAACAGGGGTGCGGATCTGTCATCTGTTGTACTCGAAATCACCGAACAGAGTTCAAGTCTTCATCATCAAGCGTTTATGGATCAAATACGTGACTATAGGAACCTCGGTGCCCAAATAGCATTAGACGACGTCGGGAAAGGATTCAGTTCTCTTGATCGGATCGCACATATTGAACCGGATTTATTAAAAATCGATTTGAAGCTTGTGCAAAAAAGTACGCATTCGAAAAGTTATCAGCACGTCCTCCATGCACTCTCAATCTTGGCTCAAAGGATGGGTTCAGATCTTTTGTTTGAAGGCATAGAAACAATGGATGAACTTGAAGCTGCCTAG